The proteins below are encoded in one region of Pelagibacterium flavum:
- the cysD gene encoding sulfate adenylyltransferase subunit CysD: protein MSLSPSSLSHLARLEAESIEIFREVAASFERPVMMYSIGKDSSVLLHLARKAFYPSKIPFPLLHIDTTWKFAEMIAFRDRMAEQYGFELRVHTNPDGVAAGMNPFDHGSARYTDIMKTQALRQALGAGQYDAAIGGARRDEEKSRAKERIFSHRNASHAWDPKNQRPELWRVFNTRLNPGESMRVFPISNWTELDVWTYIYAENIELPELYFAKKRPVVERSGTLIMVDDDRMPLDPGETPREMMVRFRTLGCYPLTGAIQSSAATLPEIIMEMQASRTSEREGRLIDSDSVGSMEKKKQEGYF, encoded by the coding sequence ATGTCCCTGTCGCCGTCCTCTCTCTCCCATCTTGCCCGTTTGGAGGCTGAGAGCATTGAGATTTTCCGGGAGGTTGCGGCGAGTTTTGAGCGTCCTGTTATGATGTATTCGATCGGCAAGGATTCGTCGGTTTTGCTGCATCTGGCGCGCAAGGCGTTTTATCCCTCAAAGATCCCGTTTCCGCTTTTGCACATCGATACGACCTGGAAGTTCGCCGAGATGATCGCGTTTCGCGACCGGATGGCCGAACAGTACGGGTTCGAGTTGCGGGTGCACACCAACCCCGATGGGGTTGCGGCGGGGATGAACCCGTTCGATCACGGCTCGGCGCGCTACACCGACATCATGAAGACCCAGGCGCTGCGCCAGGCGCTGGGCGCCGGCCAGTACGATGCGGCGATCGGCGGGGCGCGGCGCGACGAGGAAAAGAGCCGCGCCAAGGAGCGGATTTTCTCGCACCGCAACGCGTCCCACGCCTGGGATCCCAAGAACCAGCGGCCCGAGCTGTGGCGGGTGTTCAACACGCGGCTCAATCCGGGCGAATCGATGCGGGTGTTCCCAATCTCGAACTGGACCGAGCTCGATGTGTGGACCTATATCTATGCCGAAAACATCGAGTTGCCCGAGCTCTATTTTGCCAAAAAGCGCCCTGTGGTCGAGCGCTCGGGCACGCTGATCATGGTCGATGACGACCGCATGCCGCTCGATCCGGGCGAGACGCCCAGGGAGATGATGGTGCGGTTCAGGACACTGGGCTGCTATCCGCTGACCGGGGCGATCCAGTCCTCGGCGGCAACCCTTCCCGAGATCATCATGGAAATGCAGGCATCGCGGACCTCCGAGCGCGAGGGCCGTCTGATCGACAGCGATTCCGTCGGCTCGATGGAGAAGAAAAAGCAGGAAGGGTATTTCTGA